GCCCATAAGCACTAATAAACACCCAGGCAGAACCATCAATGACTTACATCATGAAGGGTTTAGAGCTCAGCCACAGTGGAGAACCAGGACACTGGAGAATACAATTTCATTCTAGGAGACATGGATGAGAAAtaataagcaataaaaaattGAGGCAATTTACTGTAAATCTGCTAATGCATTTGGACGTTAaaagttcacagaaaaaaagcatgccCATACACAGTAACATGGGAGTACATTAAAAGGGCAGTGTGGATGGGAAGAGGTGCTTGGTTCTCCTCTTACTCTGAACTCCACTTGTTTCCATGGATGGAATTCTTGTCAGCATAAGTAAGAGAGGAAACATAATCATGCCTTGCATCGGTAACGAAGCAGTTGTGTACCTGTGGCTGCCTCATGTATATTATGAGACACAGTTATCTTCTTGATAACGTGAATAAAACTGTATTGATTTACTCCACAAGTAACAAACCTAGACTGATACATACATGATCATTTTCTGATTAACTACCCCATGTATTCTTTCATGTGCTGCTTCTGCTAGGAAATTATAGGTTCAAAGCTGTAACTTCCGTCTTTTTCAAGTTGCTCAGAGTTGCTCACTATCATCTTTAAAATAGCACATATTCCATACTCACAGCATGGCCCCGAGCTGacggaaaaaaaacccaagcaaaaagCAACATATACTGGGATCCAAGACAGCAGTTCTACTTCTAgccctttattttcctttccatgtgtTTGAAGGAAGATCCCCCCTAGCCATGAAAACCTTGGCAGTGGAAGTGAATATTCCTCTCTCATGTTGATTTAAAGCCTTTTGATAGCTCCCAAGGGAGCTGTTTCTGGccagctccccatccctgcgACCCCTGGCTTGCCCTGGAAGGGTGAGCAATCACCCTCTGTGGCCGTGCAGCTGGCCCGGCGGCTGTCACAACAAGACAGGCCAGTCACAGTTAAGCCGAGGGGATTTGCGAGGTGCACAGCTGTATGCAGAAGATGCGAATGTAGATCAGGCCTTCTTGTTTACACAGAAATGGCCTTTACACTGAAGCGGAATCAAAGGCATCGGCCAAAACATCCCACAGAGCTAAGCACTAAGTCAGAACAATAACAGCAGCAAGCGACTTCCCATCATTCTTCCAACATTCCTCAGTTTTTCAtgaactttttgttttgtttttgcagctaGTGGTGTGCTAGCTGTGTTGCTGATTGCTATATTTCTGGACGAGATCAAATCTGACCAAGCAGAGACTGAGAAAGAAATACTAGAGACACCATCCTTTTGGTCTACGTTCCTAGCAACTTTCCAGCATCTTAAAGATAAAAGACAGTGTCTTCTAATCCCTCTGACAATGTACAGTGGGTTTGAACAGGGATTTCTTTCTGGTGACTACACAAAGGTGTGGAGGACAACGTAAATCTATTTCTGTCTGACTGGTTTTTGTGCCTTTGTGTCTTACTATTGCATCTGATCTATATTTACTTGTTAAATGAAGATGTTTTCAATGGCGATTGGTGGTTTGCTAAATTACTGCTTACTTCTACTTGAATGAACTCTGAGTGACATCTTCAAACAGGAGAGGCCAGCAGTAAATATGTCCCTTGGAACAGCCTCAAAAAGAATGCTGTAGAGAGCTTAACTCACCAGTGGAGGCCACAGCAGAGAGCTACAGGTTCAAACTCTTCAGCTTGCTGTAAATAACAAACTGGGAGAAAAGCCAGAAGTCTGCGAAGCttttttatcttccttccttctggtTTCCCTAGAGTTTGTATAAGTGCAAGTCAGCACACACATCACgtattttattttgacaacCTTTACGGTAAGAGAGCAAATCCTCAACATGGCTGGCTGAAAGCCCTCACCAGTCACTAGTGCAACAGGTCAAAACCCTGATGGATTGAAATGATCAAAACCACCTCTGCTCCTCCACTTTCTCTACAAACCTAGGCACACAAGCAGGTGTGTTCTCCAGACACTCAGCGAGAAAGCCTCCAAAGAAAGGGGCAATCTTCCTGAGCTGCTTATCTGACacttaagcttttttttaaccttgcaTATAAGCAGATGGAAGAGTGCACTTGCTGCTGTGTTTGAATGGATTGAAAGGGGCACTCCATGGCCACCTCCTTTGGTCGTATGCTTTTATAGGTGAGGTCCTCTTCATTTCTTGGGAGCTGCTCTGTAATGACCGTAGTTCTGACTGCCAATTTTCATCTCTTGGGCTATGAAGGGAAGGGCCGAAAATTCCTAGTGCCACTTCCAGGAGTTTTATTTGCATAGCGAGCAGTGGTCTGATTTCTTCTGCTTGTTACTGCTCTGTTTGCATGGCATCAGTCTGACTGGGAACTGGGTTGGGAATATCGCTGCTGAAGGCCAACTATGTCAATACACCAGGGACTTGTCAGCAAACTCTATAGCTGTGCTCCTTTGATCTCGTCCATGCTGGCTATTTACCAAATACTCAGGCTAAGACCCTTGAACCTTAGCTGCatgttttcactgaagaaaatgtgacaccactgcctcttctcttccagACATACGTGACCTGTGCCCTGGGGATACATTACGTTGGTTATGTGATGATCTGCTTTTCGGCTGTAAattccctctgctctctgctcttcGGAAAGATCTCTCAGTTCACGGGTAGAAAACTTCTATTTGCATTAGGTATGTAAAAGTCACTTGAAGGACTGATTACCTCATGTAATATATGAAATCCAGTGTTCCCTCCTTTACATGCACTACAAAGGGAGAGCTCTCTGTCAGCTATCAGTTAAAACCAAAGTCAATCTGGACCCAAACTTCATTCATGAGAAGAAAGGCAGCACAGTTAACCCCTGTATTCAGGTCATTGCCTTACATCACTTTGCTGGTGGTGTAGTTCACCCTGCTATTGAGGGCACTATCTACTCAGAAAGTGCCCTACAGCTCTGATGCTTTATAGCCTTAATGCAACCAGTGATAAATGATTTTACAATACAAATGTTGAGGCCTGCACTATACCTAAGAGGGATTTCTCCACCGGGGCGAAACCTTTATGGAGCAAAAGCAACTGAGAACCTTGTGAGATACGCTGCTGATTTGAGTCTCAGGGGATGGTAAACTTGGAAATTTCAGCAACTGGTCTGGGAATTTCaggaagatttttaaaggtTAGCCTGGTGTCCTTTTCACTACTTGTTctataggaagaaaaataaaagaaagtcaCATGCCAGTGTGTCAGGCTAAAGTAACTTGAGGGCTTGTGTATGGGACGGTAATTTTCAGGTTGCCATGAAAAGAGGTTTGTATATTTAAGAGCATCCCTCTCTCCAGAGAGCAATGTTCCAATGAGTAACAGAGTAATGGAGGCAGAAAAATaccaagaaatatttcatttgtatCCCTGTATCCTCTAAGCATACTGAAGCATACTAATACCTTACTTCCACTACATAGTAACCTGTATTGTTAGAAATGTCACTGACTGAGTCAATGTGCATCTAGACATTCTAGGCATTTCCTCCACAGGAAATTTTAAACCTgggcaaggaagaagaaatttagAGTCCTTTATGCTGCAGTCACTAACTCAGAGATTCTTCTGTCCTAGATCTATATCTCATGCTATGAAACtcattttagattaaaaaaaataaatatcataataataataaaaaacctaCAGTGTTAGTAATGCAAGACCTCTGAACCTCTCCTTTCTGTTTAATAGTCTTTGTACTCAGCCTGTGAAGGTGCACCTGTGGGGGGAGGAATCAGTGACTCATTTACAAACcgcttttaaaaagaaagaaaaatgtcaccaGACCCTCTAGATATCCTTAACTGTCTCCTCTGGCCCTGAAAGAAACCCTCCATTTCAGGACGAGGTAATGAGAGCAGAAGGGTGCCTCACATGGTGACTGCAAGTCTTTCAgcagctccttctcctgctcAGTGGCAGTTCTTGTCCTTTGGGCTAACAGCCGTATCAGCGCCTAGGATCTCTCAGCTCAGGACACTGCTCAGAATTATTAATTGAAGACTGTCAAAGGACTGCATTGTCTTGTATTTCATGTGTTATCAACTCAGTCAGCACAAATCTCAATGAACCAAGAAGATTTTAAGATTGCCTTGTGCTGTAGTTGGGGGAAGAATTTGAAAGTGTTATCTACTGCTATCTGTCCTGTTTTGTAATCGTATTtatatttatcttctttctttctaaatcaACAGCCACGGTTACAAACACCACCTGCATAATAGCACTACTGCTGTGGAAACCTCATCCTAAGCAGCTTGCTGTGTTTTTCATATTCCCTGCTCTTTGGGGCCTATCTGATGCCATTTGGCAGACACAAACTAATGGTAAGTCCTGGTGACAATGAAATGTATTCTCTTGAGATATAAAAACCTGCATGTTTGTATTTATAAAGCAACACGTGCATAAAAATGATAATGGATTTAAGACAGCATGTAAAAGAAATACGTTAGCTCATTGGAAAGTAGAAGAAATAAGCATAAGTTGGGAATAAGAAAGTAAAACACTCATTAAACAAATTTTTCCAAGATGAAGAGAGAAGAACACTGCAGAAGATGGTAACAGATATTCAGAATAAATATTCTGGAGGAGTAtaagtatttcaaagaaaattagaaaactaagaaaaatgaTACATTTAGTCTGTCTTTTGCAATAAAGGAGAGCACTCTGGATAAAAAATCAACTCAAAGCTCAGcaacaaaagaagcagcaaattgGCTGTTAGGagttattagaaaaaaattgaaggagAAAACCACAGAGAGCAGCACTATGTAACCAAGTAAATCCATGCAGTTCTGATTTGCTCAATTTCAAAAATCATAATCTAATGTGATAAGGCATAAGGCAATAAAAAGGAGCAGAGTCATGGGATACTTCCCGTTGAAGAAAGATTAGCAAACTGGAACACTTTAGCCTGGACAAGTGATAAGTAAGGAAAGCGGTCAGTAAGGTCATTAGTAGTATGGAGAACGTGATTTGAAATTCACTGTTTCTCTTAATAACAGAACTAGTGGCACCAAATAAAGTTATCGGGCAGCAGACtttacagaaatcaaaataaatgctcTTTTCACACAATGCATAATCAAAGTATGGAATTCATTACCAAAAATGTAAACGTTTTTAAGCTGGAATTACACCACTTCAGGGGAGAATGTTCTTGGGGGCTATTAAAGCCTGGTGGTCCAGAGGAAATCTCCAACTCAGAAAGTCCCCATGTCTTTGATTGTCAGAGTCAGGAGGGCATTGAGGCAGAAACATCACCATATACTTGCCTCATTTCTTACACTCTTATCCTAGGAGTGTGTTACTGGAAGCATACCATTGGACGGCTTACCTGATGCATTACGGTTGTTCTTATAATCTATGTTCTTCTGATTTGTGATACAGTGCAATTATTATGTACTGACAGTTCAGATAATGAGTTGATACAAATCCATAAGGGATAATTTAAACTTATCCCTTAACCAAAACTAGACAAAGTTCTCTTATAGAGATTAAAGACAGACTAAAAAATGCTGGAGAGGGCAAGAAAGAGCTATAGTCTGTGATAACTTGCAGTAAAGTCTGCTCATGACTGTCAGCCACACTCTTTTTAAATCAATGCCATAGCCTGGGTCAGTAAGACAGTTAAATGCTCTCCCATCTGCTCCTGTACTTTGCCTCTTATTTCAGGAATATTGTTTTCCTCTATCTCAAATTCATATTTGGCAGATGCTATAGGGATATGCATGTGACAGAACTAGCTCATCTGGTCCCACATCAGGTTATGTGTCTTGGTCTCCTTCCCTCTGGTCCCTCTGGTTGCTTCAGTAGCTTAGATGATTTCACCCACTAGGTAAGTTGTCATGTTCCTCCTAGAGAGCCAAAGGGAAAACACCACAGTCCTTTGCCCGGCACTGACAGTGATCTCCTTTCGAGCACATGTAGAGTCCCTGCCTCTCCACACAAGGAAGTGACCAGCCGGAATTCTTCTCTGTCcgtccagcagctccagctcgTATCCCTTAGGGGAGAGCTAGTACATACATTGAGAGGGACACCCTCTCATCTTCTTTCATCCCAACCCACAGCCTTGTGCCTTTGGTATAACTGTAAATCAGTTCTCGCGTTATTCAGGTTCATGGAAGGAGAACATCAGTGAGGATTTCCTCTCTCTGAAGTAAAGCTGTTCATTCACTTCCTACTTCTTCAGTCACAGTCTTCCTGACTGCTCATCAGGCTTCTTCCCAACACTCTTGAGAGCGATATCTTAGTCTCCCACTGGGATAAAAGACCTGCCTTTTGtcatgcttctttcttttccagaaagtcTCGCGCTCAGACACTTGGCTTCTTTCAGAATCACAGAcgggttgaggttggaagggacctctggacaTCACCTGGTCCAACTCCCTTGCACAAGCAGGGCCACCCGGGCAGAGCCAGCtacccaggaccatgtccagtcagcttttgaatatctccagggaggGACACTCCATaccctccctgggcaacctgtgccagtgttcagTCACCCTCATGGTGAGAAGTTTtccctgatgttcagagggaacctcctgtgtttcagtttgtgcccattgcctcttgtccacTTTTCACACCACTGAAAACAGCCTGGCTCTTCAGGCCAATCTCTTCAGGGATTTATATATATTTGACATGTCCTTTGAGAAGGACATCTCCTCTGTAAGGTCCCTGCATGCCTGACAAAGACGGACCTGATGCCCTCATTAGGAAAAAAGGGGTAATTACAGAGGACCTAAGTGTCAGAGAAGGTGGCTGGGAAGTGGCTGCAGTTCCCAGCCCCCAGATGAGGCATAGATGGTGGACAGTGCTTCATGCTTACTGGATGGCAAGTGAGCCCAGCAGCTGTGTGACAAGACTGACCTCTATTACAGCACTGTAACGGGTCATCTCCATTCCCAGATTCTTGTGATACTTGTAAAAATTTCATGTTTGTGttacctgggaaaaaaacagatgttcCTTACGTTTgcacagtatcttttttttgtctgtacCTTCTTCAGCTGTTCCACAGCTCCCAGTTATAAAATTATAGAGTTTGCTTTGTCACATTGTCACACTGCAACATCGAGTGATGACATGAAACCTTATCAGAGAGGTGCAGTGACAATACTCCATAATGCTGCACCCCAGACCAGGATCTTCAGTTTGACATGCCCATTTAGGACTAAATCTCTTCTTCCCTTCATCAGTTTTATACAGATATACATCACATGAGATATTCCCAGCTCCAAAGGCTATGAGGTGAGATAAGACCCctaaaacagcactggggactAAGGTCTGTGGTCCTTCCTTTGGCAGGCTCCCATGACTGCTGCTTGGGCCTCAGTAGATTAACCACTGAACAAATACAATGGCGTTGTGCCACATACTTAAGGCATTCCATGGTAATCGAAATGGCTTACTTTGGCCTGCTGTAGATAGTTAATACTGGAGTTCCCCCTAGAGGATATATAGGCTCACAGTAGATGAGTGGCTTTATGAGATGAAGGTCTAACATGTTTGTGTACACGTGTGGACACTCtcatttatttccaaagaaagcTGCTTCATTTCAGAGTGTGTAGTGCCCTCTCTTATCTAGCCTGAACACAGACGCTATTCTTACCCCACCGGCAATAACTGCACTTGGGGCATACCAATTGTGTAGCACAAGAGCTATCAGGCAGACTACAGTAAAATAAAGTTCCTTCCAGGCTGACGTGCTTCTTTAGAAAGGATATGAATCAGTCTGGAAAGTTTGTAAACCTGGATTCAAATAATTTCCAGTAGTCCTGTTATAAACCCATGCCTACTAGTACCAGGGGAAGGAGTGGGAAAATGGGCAGTGGTAAACAGGGAGGATAATTTCCATGGAAGTGAGCCGCAAGAATTCAGACCTAAGAGCCTCTCCACTCTCCCAGCCTGGCAGGTCCTGCTAAAGCTTCAGCCAGGCAACTTGCACCACGCTGCACTTGACAGTGTTTGTGATAAGGACAAATGTTTAGGTTCGAGGCAAAAACACCATTGTGCTTCTATGTAACTGCTAGCTAATACCACATATGCATCCTGGAAACGAGAACTTTCCTGCCAAGTCAGCCCTTCCTATAGCTGAACCTTGGACTAGATGCTCACTCAATTCTCCCATTGTTTTGATTGAAAAAAAGGCTTCAAAATAGCAAGGGAAAACAGGTACCAGCTGAAAGCCAGAATCTTTACACATAGAATTGTTATGGCATCAGAAATCTTCCTATATTAAACTCTTCTCATTAATCCCTTTCCAGAAGATAACACAGGGCACACCAGCAAAGTTATATGAACAACTTGGGCTTGTTCATTTATTAGGCAAAACTATGAAGGATTATCAAATAATTCACACTACACTACACTCAGGCAGTTTAATGAACTAAGTACATCTTGTGATGCACTTGTCCAGATTTTCCATCATGTCTAAATTGAAACATTCAGTAAATGTCCTCTTACAGCTATCAGGATGCAGTAAGTTTCTAGATACAGATGATGTCTCCCCCTTCTTAACAAAACCAAAGGGTTAGTTGAGCCTACCTCGACTTCTAGAGAACTTTGTACTCCTCTGTGCCTTTTGGCTGAATGTGCATATTTCAAACAGATGTGGTATTAGACAGAGAAGCGCATGAGAGGAGTCAAGGTTCACGCtatccctcccctcccttccctctctgcaCACCACAGCTGAGTCAGTGGAAACTCCTGCTGCTTTACCACCACCGATGCTAGCTCAGCACCCAGAGGAGAGCAAGCTCGCTCCCCTTCCCTGTGTGCCCGACTAGTCAGACCTGGAGGCTGGGAATCCCTCCCTGACTCCCAGCTGTGGGGGTGTGCAGCTGACTGAACTCAGTGGGAGCTTCCCAGTGAACACAACTGCATTAGGATGATGATCAGTTTAACTAAGTCTCTATGTCAAGCAACTTTCCCAGTCGCTGCCCAGAGGTTCTGTATGTATCAAGGATATTCTTTTTGTCAACCCATCCAGGAGCTGAAAATTGGAAAACCTGGCTATCTCCGAGATATCCTCTGCATATTAAATCTGAGCCCAGTTGTAGCGCTCTCCTCAACTTTCTGATTTAAGTGTTTGGGATCAGTTTGTTTCTCCTAACTTGGCAAGTATGAATAGCAGACATTACTACCATCGGCAACACTGTGCGAGCCTCACCTGGGGGCTCCTTGCGGCCAAGTTCTGGTGAAAACAAGGGACATGCATTTTACGTGAACAGTTTCTGCATGTTCTtaggcaggggagagaaatggTTTGAAGAACAGGTAGACAGTGCCTACAGGGTCCATGCAGGTTCCCACAAAAAGTGGTGAAGGATGGCAGCAGGGAGGTCTCTATGGTTCTTTGATCCTTTCTACCCCACACTGAAAGAGCAGCTTGGTCCCCAAGGACGGTGTTGTCCCTAGACAAAATCGTCTGTTCTGTGAAAGCCTGTAAGGACTTGGTATAACCTTCTCAGCCTTCTTATACATGGAGGCTCTACGGTGCCAAGGGCCATTGCTGgccatctcctcttcctccttacTTATCCACTCGTCAGTGCAAGAACCTTCCTTTTTGTGGCTGATagtatgaaaaataaacttcCTGCCATCTCACTTCAATAGAGCccatcctttcttccttcctcccattttctttccctttttctctgatATTCTCTATTTTGTCATTGTTGCTCTGTTATTTCACTTACAGCAATTCACAGgatcacaaaaatatttcaagacaaagcttatattttcctttctctgacaTTTATGAGGGAGGGTCTATCTTCCCCATTGTGGTCTACTTATTCCCTTTGCAGGAAATACATGGTTGCAGACCTAATCTTCACAAGCTgtgtctctccttccttctaGGACTCTATGGCATTTTATTTGAGAAACACAAGGAGGCTGCCTTTGCAAATTACCGTCTCTGGGAATCATTTGGATTTGTCATCGCCTTTGGTTATAGCACCAAATTGCAAGTCTACATCAAACTGTACATTTTATTGTCTGTGCTTGTGTTGTCTATGGTGACATATGGAGCCGTTGAGTACCTTGAAGCTAAGAGCTCCCCTGGGACACCTACTGctacaaagaaggaaaatgtagaaCCCCCCACCCAGGAATCAAACATGTAATCCAACAGGGTCAGAGCAATGGAGGCAAAGCAAACTGGCCGGCACCTACAGGCATGTCTCCAAGGGTGTTCCAATGTGTACTGTCTCCAAAAAGAAGGTAAAGGGACAGATTTCAAGGCCACTATAATGCAGCTGTCTTAGGAGTAAAAATCTC
This Buteo buteo chromosome 12, bButBut1.hap1.1, whole genome shotgun sequence DNA region includes the following protein-coding sequences:
- the UNC93A gene encoding protein unc-93 homolog A isoform X1 — its product is MERNLKNVLVISFGFLLLFTAYGGLQNLQSSLHSEEGLGVASLSVLYAALILSSMFLPPILIKKLGCKWTIAGSMCCYIVFSLGNFYASWYTLIPTSVILGLGGAPLWSAKCTYLTIAGNSYAEKAEKNGKDIINQYFGVFFLIFQSSGIWGNLISSLIFSQASTKVEISEENLACCGAYDCVTNTTNTTGPAEPSNSLIYTLLGIYTGNGVLAVLLIAIFLDEIKSDQAETEKEILETPSFWSTFLATFQHLKDKRQCLLIPLTMYSGFEQGFLSGDYTKTYVTCALGIHYVGYVMICFSAVNSLCSLLFGKISQFTGRKLLFALATVTNTTCIIALLLWKPHPKQLAVFFIFPALWGLSDAIWQTQTNGLYGILFEKHKEAAFANYRLWESFGFVIAFGYSTKLQVYIKLYILLSVLVLSMVTYGAVEYLEAKSSPGTPTATKKENVEPPTQESNM
- the UNC93A gene encoding protein unc-93 homolog A isoform X2; translation: MERNLKNVLVISFGFLLLFTAYGGLQNLQSSLHSEEGLGVASLSVLYAALILSSMFLPPILIKKLGCKWTIAGSMCCYIVFSLGNFYASWYTLIPTSVILGLGGAPLWSAKCTYLTIAGNSYAEKAEKNGKDIINQYFGVFFLIFQSSGIWGNLISSLIFSQASTKASGVLAVLLIAIFLDEIKSDQAETEKEILETPSFWSTFLATFQHLKDKRQCLLIPLTMYSGFEQGFLSGDYTKTYVTCALGIHYVGYVMICFSAVNSLCSLLFGKISQFTGRKLLFALATVTNTTCIIALLLWKPHPKQLAVFFIFPALWGLSDAIWQTQTNGLYGILFEKHKEAAFANYRLWESFGFVIAFGYSTKLQVYIKLYILLSVLVLSMVTYGAVEYLEAKSSPGTPTATKKENVEPPTQESNM